TCCGCACCCGCGGCGGCAGATCCGCCGCCCGCTCCCCCCGGAGGAGCAGCGCGGGACCGTCGAGCCAGTCGAGCCCCGGGACGGCGCCGGCGGTGTCCATGGCCGCGCAGCACACCATGGCGATGACGTGGTCGGCGAGGAGTTCGCGCCCGGTGCGCGGGGGCTGGAGCGGAAAGAGCGGGAGCATGCCGTCGTCCAGCAGGCCGCGGTCGGGACCCGCCTGCTGCCCCGCCGCCGGTGCCTGACCGGGCCCGGCGGCCGCCTCCTCCCGCGCCATCTCGGCGGTGAGCACGGCGGCGAGCGCGGCGGCGGGCCCACTGCCGCCGTCGGCTTCGTCCTCCTCGTCGAGGAGGTTCGCGACGTCCGGGTCCGTGACGTCCGGGTCCGTGACGTCCGTGTCCGTGACGTCGGCGTCCGTTACCTCGGCGTCCGTGAGGTCGGCGTCCGTGAGGTCGGCGTCCGTGACCTGGAGGTCCGGGACCTCGGCGTCCTTGGCATCGGTGTCCGCGCCGGGGGAGCCGTCCCCCGTGCGTTCGGCGCCCGGCACCGTCAGGTGGTCCAGGACCCGGGCGAGGGTCGGCCCCTGGGCGCCCGGGCGGGAGGCATCGGGGAAGTGCCGCACACCGAGCGTGTCCAGGACCCGGTGCAGCCGGGCCGCGTCCGTCCGCCACTTGCGGTCGACGATCTCCTCCGGGTACTCGTGCCAGCCGACCGGCGCCCAGTCGGGGCCGGACTCCGCGGGGCCGCCGTGGAAGAGACGGGCGGCGAGGAGCGAGGCCGCCTCGTCCACCGTGCCCGGCTCCTCCAGCAGATCGCAGGCGGGCCGCTCGCCCAGCCGGGAGGTGAACCCCTCGGCCAGCCGGTCCCGGCGCGACAGCTCGGTGAGCGCCGCGACGACGCCCGCGTCCAGCCGGGACGGCCAGCGGCCCATCCGCCAGGCGGGCAGCGCCACCCGGGTCAGCAGCCGGTCCCAGCCCGCGTACGCCAGCCCCACCTGTTCCTGGGCGACGATCCGCAGCCCGTAGTCCACCGTCTGCGCCCGCTCCGCCGCCGCGGCGGCCACCCCGCGCTCCATCTCCGCCGCGTGGCCCCGGCAGCCGCGCAGCAGCAGCCGGGTGACCCAGCCGGCCCCGGCCCCCGCCGTCCGCACCAGCGGACCGCGCCCGGGGGCGGAGGTCGCGGCCACGGCCGCGTCCAGCCCCCGTACGAAGCGCCGGGCCGCCGCTATGTCCGGGTGCGCGGAGGGGCCCGTACCGGCGACGACCGGAGCGAGGACCGCCCGCAGCTCGCCGACCCGCATCCACCACAGGAAGGGCGAGCCGATCACGAGCACCGGAGCGGCCTGCGTGCGGCGGAGTCCGCCGCCCGGGCCTCCCGTGCCGGACCCGCCGGGCGAGCCGGGTATGCCGAGGCGGGTACGCAGGCGGTCGCGTATGCCTCGTCCCCGCGTGCCGCGTATCGCCTCACCGGCGTCGGCGTCGGCGCCGTTCGAACCCGGGGGTGTGCCGTCGGTGCGGTGGGTGCGCTGGGCGCGGTGGGTGCGGTCCTCCAGCCAGCTGTCGCAGTCCGGGGTGAGGGCTATCGCCGAGGGCACCGGCACGTCCAGGCGGTCGGCGAGGTCGCGCACCATCCGGTACAGGTCGGGGGCCGCCTTCTCGCCGACCGCGACCGTGGGGCTCACGGCCGGGCGGGCGCGGGCGACGAGCAGCGCGATGCCCGCGCCGCACAGCAGGACGACGACGGCGACGGCCGTCACCACACCGCGCGCCGCGGACCAGCCGGCGCCGCTGAGACGGCCGGTGGCGCCGCCCACGAGAAGGACGACGGCGACGGCGGCGGGCAGCAGGGCGACGGCCACCGCCCGGCTGCGGATCCGCAGCACGGCCAGTGCCCTGGAGCGCGCGGCGTGCGCGCCCGCCTCCATCCCCATGCCGGTCACGACCGGACGTCACCCCCTGCCTGTCGGCGTGCGTTGCTCACTCCCCCACTGTGGCACCCGCCACTGACATCGCAATGCCGGTGGGCCAAGTGCCGGAACGCTTGCGCGGCACCCTAGTTGGGGCCTCCGGCCCCGTCATCCGGATGGGGGGCCGGTCACTCGATGGAATGGCTTTGGGGAAAGGTGGGTGACCTGAGCGTGCATCGCGGCGCGGTTTCCGGTAAAGGGCTCGCCGCCGTGACGGAACAGACGGGCCCCGGTTCCCGCGCGGGAACCGGGGCCCTGGAAGTACGACCGGCCGCGCCGGTCTCCTCGTCACCGCTCGCCCGTGGCCGCCTTCAGCGCGATGTCCGTGCGGTGGTGGGCGCCGTCGAGCTGGATGCGGGCGACGGCGGTGTAGGCGCGGTCGCGGGCCTGGGTGAGGTCCTCACCCGTGGCCGTCACGGACAGCACCCGGCCGCCGGCGCTCACGACCGCGTCCCCGTCGCGGCGGGTGCCTGCGTGCAGGACGTAGGCGTGCGGGGCGTCCTGGGCCTCGACGTCGTCGAGCCCGGTGATGGGGTCGCCGGTGCGCGGGGTGCCGGGGTAGTTGTGCGAGGCGAGGACGACGGTGACGGCCGCGTCGTCGCTCCAGCGCAGCGGCTCGAGGTCGGCGAGCGTGCCGTTGGCCGAGGCCAGCAGCACCCCCGCGAGCGGGGTCTTGAGCCGGGCGAGGACCACCTGGGTCTCGGGGTCGCCGAAGCGCGCGTTGAACTCGATCACGCGTACGCCCCGGGAGGTGATCGCCAGGCCGGCGTAGAGCAGGCCGGAGAACGGGGTGCCGCGGCGGCGCATCTCGTCCACGGTCGGCTGCAGGACCGTCGTCAGCACCTCCTCGACCAGCTTGGGCTCGGCCCACGGCAGTGGCGAGTACGCGCCCATGCCGCCGGTGTTCGGGCCCTCGTCGCCGTTCAGGGCGCGCTTGAAGTCCTGGGCGGGCTGGAGCGGGAGGACGGTCTCGCCGTCGGTGATCGCGAAGAGGGACACCTCGGGTCCGTCGAGGAACTCCTCGACGACCACGCGCTCGCAGGCGGCGGCGTGCGCCTTGGCGGCGTCGAGGTCGTCGGTGACGACGACGCCCTTGCCGGCGGCGAGCCCGTCGTCCTTGACGACGTACGGCGCTCCGAAGGCGTCGAGGGCCGTCTCCGCCTCCTCGGCGGTCGTGCACACGTACGAACGGGCGGTGGGGACGCCGGCGGCGGCCATCACGTCCTTGGCGAACGCCTTGGAACCCTCCAGCCGCGCGGCCTGCCCCGAGGGGCCGAAGCAGGGGATACCGGCCTCGCGCACGGCGTCGGCGACACCCACGACGAGCGGGGCCTCCGGGCCGACGACGACCAGCCCGGCCCCGAGCTCCTCGGCGAGCGCGGCCACGGCCTTGCCGTCGAGCGCGTCGACCGGGTGCAGCTCGGCGACTTCGGCGATGCCGGCGTTGCCGGGGGCGCAGTGCAGCGCCGTGACGTGGGGGTCGAGGGACAGAGCACGGCACAGGGCGTGTTCGCGGGCACCGCTACCGATGACGAGGACCTTCACGGGGTCAGCCTAACGGGCGCGGGCCGCCGGCCTTGTGGCGGGCGACGACGGGCGGGAGGGCCGGGGTTCGTACGTTCATCCGAACGGGGTGGCGTCGGGTGCGGTGCGGCCGACGCGGGGGCGGCACGACCGGCGCTGGGAGCGGGGCGGCCCCTCTCTCTCGCTCACCTCATTCGACACACGGTCCCGCTCGCCCCTCACTCCTTCACCCGTGCGCCCGTGCACCCGTTCACTCGTTCACTCGTTCACTCGTTCGAGAACTCCTCCATCACTGTCGCGCCCAGTTCGCGGACGATCAGTTCGTGGCCGGAGAGGGCGGACTCGACGAGGTCGGGGTCGTCCTCCTCCGGCATGTCGTCCTCGGGGGCGACGGGGGCCCGGCGGGGGGCGGTGTCGGCGGCCGCTGCCGGACCGGCCGACGGGGCCGGCCGCGAGGCGGGCCCGGACGCGGCGGCCGGCCCGGCGGACGGCCGTGGTGCGGGGGGCGCGGCCTGTGCGGGGGCGGGGCGCGCGGTGGCGAGGGCGCCGCCCTGACCACCGGCGCCGCCGGAGCCGTACCCGTTCGAGCCGTAGCCGCCGGACTGGGCCGACGGGGCGCCGGGGGCCGCCGAGAAGCCGGTCCCTCCGCCGCCGCTGCCTCCACCGTTGTACCCGGGCCCACCGCCGAACCCGGAGCCGCCGCCGGCCGTGGGCACCGCGCCGCCCGGGCCGCTCCCCGGTCCGAAGCCCGGCCCGCCGCCGCCCGGTCCCCCGGGGCCACCGGAACCGCCCGGGCCGTCGACGACCGCGTCGATCTTCCACTGCACGTTGAACTGCTCGGACAGCGCCTGCCGCAGCACGTCCTCGCTGCCGCTGCTGGCGAAGTTGTCGCGTGCGCCCGCGTTGACGAAGCCGATTTGCAGGGTGGTGCCGTCGAACGCCGTGACCTGGGCGTTCTGGCTCAGCAGGATCCAGGTGAAGCGGCGGCGGTTCTTGACCGCCTCCAGGATGTTGGGCCAGAGGACCCGGGGGTCGAGCCCGCCGGGAGCAGGGCCGGAGGCCGAGGGCACCGGTGCGGCCGGTGCCGCCGCCGGTGTGCGCGGGGCGGGGGCCGCCGCGGGGCCGCCCGACTGCTGTCCGCCGCCACCCGTGGGCGCGGCGGTGGGCCAGCCGCCGGGGCGACGGCCGCCGCCGGTGGGCGCGGCGGTGGGCCAGGCACCGGGCGCGGCACCGGCGCCACCTGTGCCGTTGGGACCGTCCTGCGGTGCGGGGGCCGACTCCGGCTGCGGCGGCGCGACGGCACCCACGGGCGGAGCCTCATCGACGGGACCGGAACCATCGGCCGGACCCGGACCCGGGGCACCCTGCGGCCCCGCACCCCCGTTCCGTACCGCCGCCCGGGCCGCCGCGACACCGCCGCCGGGCGGGACCTGCGCGTCACCCGGGCCCCCTTGCGGCGGACCGCCCTGCTGCACCATCCCCGCGCCACCCGCGCCGTACCCCGCCGAGGCACCGTCGGCCGCCGCTCCGCCGTGGGTTCCGGGCCCCGGGACGTACCCCATGGCGGGTCCGGCACCGGCCGCGGCGAAGCCGACGCCCCGCTCCAGCCGGTCCATGCGGGCCATGACGGACCGCTCGTCGCCGTAGGCGGCGGGCAGCAGGACGCGTGCGCAGATGAGTTCGAGCTGGAGCCGGGGCGAGGTCGCCCCGCGCATCTCGGTCAGCCCCTCGTTGACCAGGTCGGCGGCGCGGCTGAGCTCGGCCGCGCCGAACACGCCCGCCTGCGCTTGCATCCGCTCGACGACGTCGGCGGGGGCGTCGATGAGCCCCTTCTCGGCGGCGTCCGGGACGGCGGCGAGGATGACGAGGTCACGCAGCCGCTCCAGCAGGTCGGTGACGAACCGCCGCGGGTCGTTGCCCCCCTCGATGACGCGGTCGACGACCTCGAAAGCCGCCGCCCCGTCCCCGGAGGCGAACGCCTCCACCACGGAGTCGAGCAGCGAACTGT
The DNA window shown above is from Streptomyces sp. NBC_00670 and carries:
- the purD gene encoding phosphoribosylamine--glycine ligase — encoded protein: MKVLVIGSGAREHALCRALSLDPHVTALHCAPGNAGIAEVAELHPVDALDGKAVAALAEELGAGLVVVGPEAPLVVGVADAVREAGIPCFGPSGQAARLEGSKAFAKDVMAAAGVPTARSYVCTTAEEAETALDAFGAPYVVKDDGLAAGKGVVVTDDLDAAKAHAAACERVVVEEFLDGPEVSLFAITDGETVLPLQPAQDFKRALNGDEGPNTGGMGAYSPLPWAEPKLVEEVLTTVLQPTVDEMRRRGTPFSGLLYAGLAITSRGVRVIEFNARFGDPETQVVLARLKTPLAGVLLASANGTLADLEPLRWSDDAAVTVVLASHNYPGTPRTGDPITGLDDVEAQDAPHAYVLHAGTRRDGDAVVSAGGRVLSVTATGEDLTQARDRAYTAVARIQLDGAHHRTDIALKAATGER
- a CDS encoding DNA polymerase III subunit gamma and tau, with product MSSLALYRRYRPESFAEVIGQEHVTDPLQQALRNNRVNHAYLFSGPRGCGKTTSARILARCLNCEQGPTPTPCGECQSCRDLARNGPGSLDVIEIDAASHGGVDDARDLREKAFFGPASSRYKIYIIDEAHMVTPAGFNALLKVVEEPPEHLKFVFATTEPEKVIGTIRSRTHHYPFRLVPPGTLRDYLGEVCGKEDIPVEEGVLPLVVRAGAGSVRDSMSVMDQLLAGAGDDGVTYAMATALLGYTDSSLLDSVVEAFASGDGAAAFEVVDRVIEGGNDPRRFVTDLLERLRDLVILAAVPDAAEKGLIDAPADVVERMQAQAGVFGAAELSRAADLVNEGLTEMRGATSPRLQLELICARVLLPAAYGDERSVMARMDRLERGVGFAAAGAGPAMGYVPGPGTHGGAAADGASAGYGAGGAGMVQQGGPPQGGPGDAQVPPGGGVAAARAAVRNGGAGPQGAPGPGPADGSGPVDEAPPVGAVAPPQPESAPAPQDGPNGTGGAGAAPGAWPTAAPTGGGRRPGGWPTAAPTGGGGQQSGGPAAAPAPRTPAAAPAAPVPSASGPAPGGLDPRVLWPNILEAVKNRRRFTWILLSQNAQVTAFDGTTLQIGFVNAGARDNFASSGSEDVLRQALSEQFNVQWKIDAVVDGPGGSGGPGGPGGGGPGFGPGSGPGGAVPTAGGGSGFGGGPGYNGGGSGGGGTGFSAAPGAPSAQSGGYGSNGYGSGGAGGQGGALATARPAPAQAAPPAPRPSAGPAAASGPASRPAPSAGPAAAADTAPRRAPVAPEDDMPEEDDPDLVESALSGHELIVRELGATVMEEFSNE